The Pleurodeles waltl isolate 20211129_DDA chromosome 10, aPleWal1.hap1.20221129, whole genome shotgun sequence sequence CTGACAATCCATTAGTATATAAGAGGAACAGAGTAGGGGCCAACAAACACCCCATCGAACGCCCTTGGTGGGCCTAAAagtctctgaacattccccatttatccccaccctcacattggcagccgatcctgagtggaggtaccagaGCAACTCCACAATATCAGtatccatccctaactgacttaacctttcccacaatatggaccgatttaccttatcaaaggcacaactaaggtccataaaggcaagttAAAGGGTGCCCTTCCTAGCTTGCGTATATTTTCCAAGCATCATAAGAAGATTAAGGCACTGCTCATGTGTCCCAagaccttccctaaaaccatactgatcccggctcaaaatttccttttctaccttccaagcctcaatacgccttaagatgatccgccccaaaatcttcccagaagagtcaagtagggaaatagggcgataggacttcgggtcattccgatccccctttttaaaaactggaataatacaagcccttctccaagaggcaggaattcccacagtaactgccgcattaagaacatttgaaaggaaaggtgcccataactgagggcaaGATTTATACAAATCCATGGGAATAGAGTCCGGGCCTGGTGCTTTGTTTCTAGCACTGCCTtggagtgcatcaataacttcctggagcgaaaacctgatcGCTAAATTGGGAACCACAACACACTCTTTTTCCCAGTTATTTCTTAGTGGGATATCCTCAAAAattctacagaaataatttacCCAAATCTCCAGGGCAATATTGCAACCCAAACCCTCGGATGTCTCTGTTGCAAAAGAACCTCTGTTCACCACCTTTCAGAACAGACCAGGATCTTTCAGGACTGTGGCGCGCTCCAACTCTACCCAGGCCTTTGCTTTAAATCTATCCTTACTTTCCCTCAGTGCCCTTTTATACTCAATCCTTGCTGCTTTCACCGCTGGCCTATCTCTGGGATATTCCTTGAGGGCCGTTTTCATATTTGCCCTGGCATCATAACAGGCCTTGTCAAACCACCCACCTCTGTGCTTGTTGGGACGACTGTCTATCGAAAATAGACAGTCTCTAACTTCTAtgtttacttcagctattgcatccatcacttcttttgggctcggagtctctctcaaaagtataTCCATAAACAAGGGTAGGTTTCCCCGCACCACCCTATCAATAACTTgttgggcatctacctgtttccaACCAAGTCGCCTACCCTGATCTCTTATCTTCACTGTTGCAGGACCGCCCGCCCTAATTTAATTGGAGCCCCTGGAAATTTAAAGCACactgtgagggggttatgatcactaatacATTCTCCAAGCACCTCTCCACCAATTATCAGATCTTTCAATGACGGAGACACGAAAATGTAATCAATTGTGGTACCAGACCTTCTTCCCACAAATGTTGGGAGCTGGTGAAAATCTATTGCTTCAGTGTCCCGGAAGTTCAAAAGACccaacttcctaagttccttaatcaAAGCCCTACCTCTCACATCCTGAATATCATCCTCCGAGTAGTCCACACAGTCGTACTCGAAAGGATTTACCATTGTACAGAGGTGGCCCagattagcattaaaatctcctgatACAATCGCACAAAATTCCaaacccacctcctccattctatgtTTCAACACCTGGAGAATGGAGAAAAGAATTCCAATTTGACACCCCCGTCCCATACAGCATTATACAAATtaaccaacaaaacattaaaattattagaaaaaattACCCAAACAGGCAATGTACCCTGATGGTTACAATTAATTTGGAAGGCAGCCACTATCTTGGAGAAACGTATTAAGGTAACCAGGCCCCCTTTCGAACGACCTCCGAGGGACTGAGCTGCCGGGATGGCAAATCTCTCATATCcatcccaagcagccagcccctcagaccatgtttcctgtagcatAATAACATCATAGTCAGCCACACACCTAACCCAAGCCTGGTCAGATATTTTGGCgtcataccccgcaatattccaagaaataagaTCACACTTCGAGCCCCCCCATCCAACGCAATCACAGTCTtggtgcattgtcaatccacccctgccaAGTCCGAATTTATATTGTAATCTGTTCTCCTGCAGATAGGCCGCAGGGCATTCTGGCCTAAGGGGGGGATCCTGCCAAAGTCGGGAGAGGGATCAGCGCCCAGTCGCATATGATTGTAAAAATATCCCATGGGGGCCATACCAATTGATTCTGCCCTTGAAAAGTCCTGACTATATGAAAAGAGAAGCCGTTGAGCCAGGCCCGGGTATCTGACACTTATAATAACACAATCCTTGTCCCTTTCTTTTTTCCTCGGCCAACCCAGTCAATTCTTCGAACAAACAAGACATCTTCaagatccttacatgaaaaattgcagtttttgctcagccaataaccagttttattttttaattgattcaTAGATTCTGTTACCCCATAGGCCAGAGCAGGGACATTAGTCAGtactaccacataaggggcacatgcTGGCGGGAGATCCAGACGGGCCAGTGAAGACTTTTTACTCAACGGATTCTGATTGGACTTCCCAACCGACTGTGGGCAAGCCCCCCCAACCACCACACAACCACGGTCAGGTTGCCTTCCGTGGCTAGGACCATTCAGGGCTCCCCTGCCCATTGGTGGAGCGGTAGTTGGGGCCACCACAGACTGAACACAGTCACCTTGGCCCCCAGAACTTGACGGGTTATCGAGATGCTGAGGCAAACTTCCCAGGGGCCCAACATTATCCTCCTGTAAATTCTCATCCACACTACGATGAgatacacaacacaaggccttacaCCCCCCATAGAATGGCTCCCTTGGCTACTTAATTCACCTAGCCGAGTAACTGCTTTTTCTGTCATCGATAATTTTGCCATCACAGGTGACAAAATACCCTCAATCATCTCCTTAAGCTTTAGCAAAAGAATGGTTGCATCACAGCCCATTGGCTCGCTAGATTTTGTACCACCATATAACTCCTTGGAACTATCCACAAGAGAAGCTTTCGTTTTAGGGACAGatttcttcagtgtctttttcttccttGGGGGAGGGCTACACTTATCCACAGAGCAGGCCACAGGAGAAGACAACAAGAGCCTTTTACTTCTTCTTGAAGGCCCTGGATCGCCACAGTCCCCTAAATTCTCTGCATGGTCACGCTCTAATGCAGCACGCAGCTCTCCTCCATGATGggccaccaccccctcctcctcctccaaagccaCTGAGGGAATCACTGGCTAACGAGACATGACGCCAATCCTCCATCTTCATAGATAGCCTCCTCTCCgccaagtcaatttccttggtcACGACCCCCACCGCTCTCGCAAGAAAGGAGTCCAAAGTAGTATTTACGTTACCCTGCCTGCCACCTCCACCACTCATAGCTCCAGATAGCTGGCCCTTTTTCCACCCCATTTAGCAAACGgtaactcctcactgagggcagcagcaggatACACAGTTTGAAACAAGGGTTTCAGGCAGAGAAGTCTCCGGGCACTAATACAATAGGTAATTACCAAAAGGAAACTCACCATTCACGGcaagatgaaagaggggtggcctagcccagcctctaacggtcgatgatgggcccgcccttggcccgggctttgcccgggtgcgtcCCGCAAAGGCGGGCGCGCACACAGCTTTCTAAACGGGGCTCAGGTCCCGCCCCTTGCCTCCTCCAGTCTCCtcacgtcccgcgacggcgggcgCGCACACAGCTTTCAAAACGGGGCTCAGGTCCCGCCCCTTGCCTCCTCCGGTCTCCTCGCGTCCCGCGAAGGCGGGCGCGCACACAGCTTTCAAAACGGGGCTCAGGTCCCGCCCCTTGCCTCTTCCGGTCTCCTCGCGTCCCGCGACAGCGGGCGCGCACACAGCTTTCAAAACGGGGCTCAGGTCCCGCCCCTTGCCTCCTCCGGTCTCCTCGCATCCCGCAAAGGCAGGCGCGCACACAGCTTTCAAAACGGGGCTCAGGT is a genomic window containing:
- the LOC138262305 gene encoding putative uncharacterized protein FLJ45355 → MANMKRGREETGGGKGRDLSPVLKAVCAPAFAGCEETGGGKGRDLSPVLKAVCAPAVAGREETGRGKGRDLSPVLKAVCAPAFAGREETGGGKGRDLSPVLKAVCAPAVAGREETGGGKGRDLSPV